The Pongo abelii isolate AG06213 chromosome 20, NHGRI_mPonAbe1-v2.0_pri, whole genome shotgun sequence genome window below encodes:
- the ZNF799 gene encoding zinc finger protein 799 isoform X1: MASVALEDVAVNFTREEWALLGPCQKNLYKDVMQETIRNLDCVGMKWKDQNIEDQYRYPRKNLRCRMLERFVESKDGSQCGETSRQIQDSIVTKNTLPGVGPCESSMSGEIVMDHSSLNCYIRVGAGHKPHEYHECGEKPDTHKQCGKAFSYHNSFQTHERLHTGKKPYDCKECGKSFSSLGNLQRHMAVQRGDGPYKCKLCGKAFFWPSLLHMHERTHTGEKPYECKQCSKAFSFYSSYLRHERTHTGEKPYECKQCSKAFPDYSSCLRHERTHTGEKPYTCKQCGKAFSASTSLRRHETTHTEEKPYACQQCGKAFHHLGSFQRHMVTHTRDGPHKCKICGKGFDCPSSLQSHERTHTGEKLYECKQCGKALSHSSSFRRHMTMHTGDGPHKCKICGKAFVYPSVFQRHERTHTAEKPYKCKQCGKAYRISSSLRRHETTHTGEKPYKCKCGKAFIDFYSFQNHKTTHAGEKPYECKECGKAFSCFQYLSQHKRTHTGEKPYECKTCRKAFSHFGNLKVHERIHSGEKPYECKECRKAFSWLTCLLRHERIHMREKSYECQQCGKAFTHSRFLQGHEKTHTGENPYECKECGKAFASLSSLHRHKKTH, translated from the exons ATG GCCTCAGTGGCTTTAGAGGATGTGGCTGTGAACTTCACCCGAGAAGAGTGGGCTTTGCTGGGTCCTTGTCAGAAGAATCTCTACAAAGATGTGATGCAGGAAACCATCAGGAACCTGGATTGTGTAG gaatgaaatggaaagaccaGAACATTGAAGATCAATACAGATATCCCAGGAAAAATCTAAG ATGTCGTATGTTAGAGAGATTTGTTGAAAGTAAAGATGGAAGTCAATGTGGAGAAACATCTAGGCAGATTCAAGATAGTATTGTGACCAAGAACACTCTTCCTGGAGTAGGTCCATGTGAAAGCAGTATGAGTGGAGAAATCGTCATGGATCATTCATCCCTTAATTGTTACATCAGAGTTGGTGCTGGGCACAAACCACATGAGTATCATGAATGTGGAGAGAAGCCAGATACGCATAaacaatgtgggaaagccttcagttACCACAACTCTTTTCAAACACATGAAAGGCTTCACACTGGAAAGAAACCATATGATTGTAAAGAATGTGGGAAGTCCTTCAGTTCTTTGGGAAACCTTCAAAGACACATGGCAGTGCAGCGTGGAGATGGACCTTATAAATGTAAGTTGTGTGGGAAAGCGTTTTTTTGGCCCAGTTTATTACATATGCATGAAAGAACGCACACGGGAGAGAAACCATATGAATGTAAGCAGTGTTCTAAAGCCTTTTCTTTTTACAGTTCCTATCTAAGACATGAAAGAACACATACTGGGGAGAAACCGTATGAATGTAAGCAGTGTTCTAAAGCCTTCCCTGATTACAGTTCTTGTCTAAGACACgaaagaactcacactggagagaaaccctatacaTGTAaacaatgtgggaaagccttcagtgCTTCCACTTCCCTTCGAAGACACGAAACAACTCACACTGAAGAGAAACCCTATGCATGTCAGCAATGTGGGAAAGCATTTCATCATCTGGGAAGCTTTCAAAGACACATGGTAACGCACACAAGAGATGGACCTCATAAATGTAAGATATGTGGAAAAGGCTTTGATTGTCCTAGTTCACTGCAGAGTCATgaaagaactcacactggagagaaactctATGAATGCAAGCAGTGCGGGAAGGCATTATCTCATAGCTCAAGCTTTCGAAGACACATGACAATGCACACTGGAGATGGACCTCACAAATGCAAGatatgtgggaaagcctttgtTTATCCCAGTGTATTTCAAAGACATGAAAGGACTCACACTGcagagaaaccctataaatgtaagCAATGTGGCAAAGCCTACCGTATTTCCAGTTCCCTTCGAAGGCATGAAAcaactcatactggagagaaaccctataaatgcaaatgtgggaaagcctttattgATTTCTACTCCTTTCAAAATCACAAAACAACTCACGCTGGAGAGAAGCCATATgagtgtaaggaatgtgggaaagcatTCAGTTGTTTCCAATACCTTTCTCAACATAAAAGGactcacacaggagagaaaccttatgagTGTAAAACATGTAGGAAAGCCTTCAGTCATTTTGGTAACTTAAAAGTACATGAAAGGATTCActctggagagaaaccctatgaatgtaaggaatgcaGGAAAGCATTCTCTTGGCTCACTTGCCTTCTACGACATGAAAGAATTCACATGAGAGAGAAATCCTATGAATGTCAACAATGTGGTAAAGCCTTCACTCATTCCCGTTTTCTTCAAGGACATGAAaaaactcacactggagagaaccCATATGAATGTAAGGAGTGTGGGAAAGCATTTGCTTCTCTCAGTTCCTTGCATAGACATAAAAAGACTCACTAG
- the ZNF799 gene encoding zinc finger protein 799 isoform X2, whose product MIVPLHPSLDNRGRPCLKKKKKKKKGCPQLPSLLEGLMNIIPWVTPPRGQPEILLCTCGMDQASVALEDVAVNFTREEWALLGPCQKNLYKDVMQETIRNLDCVGMKWKDQNIEDQYRYPRKNLRCRMLERFVESKDGSQCGETSRQIQDSIVTKNTLPGVGPCESSMSGEIVMDHSSLNCYIRVGAGHKPHEYHECGEKPDTHKQCGKAFSYHNSFQTHERLHTGKKPYDCKECGKSFSSLGNLQRHMAVQRGDGPYKCKLCGKAFFWPSLLHMHERTHTGEKPYECKQCSKAFSFYSSYLRHERTHTGEKPYECKQCSKAFPDYSSCLRHERTHTGEKPYTCKQCGKAFSASTSLRRHETTHTEEKPYACQQCGKAFHHLGSFQRHMVTHTRDGPHKCKICGKGFDCPSSLQSHERTHTGEKLYECKQCGKALSHSSSFRRHMTMHTGDGPHKCKICGKAFVYPSVFQRHERTHTAEKPYKCKQCGKAYRISSSLRRHETTHTGEKPYKCKCGKAFIDFYSFQNHKTTHAGEKPYECKECGKAFSCFQYLSQHKRTHTGEKPYECKTCRKAFSHFGNLKVHERIHSGEKPYECKECRKAFSWLTCLLRHERIHMREKSYECQQCGKAFTHSRFLQGHEKTHTGENPYECKECGKAFASLSSLHRHKKTH is encoded by the exons atgatcgtgcctctgcatcccagcctggacaacagaggcagaccgtgtctcaaaaaaaaaaaaaaaaaaaaaaaaggatgtccacaGCTGCCAAGTCTCTTGGAGGGTCTAATGAATATCATCCCCTGGGTCACTCCTCCCAGGGGACAGCCTGAGA TCCTCCTCTGTACATGTGGGATGGATCAGGCCTCAGTGGCTTTAGAGGATGTGGCTGTGAACTTCACCCGAGAAGAGTGGGCTTTGCTGGGTCCTTGTCAGAAGAATCTCTACAAAGATGTGATGCAGGAAACCATCAGGAACCTGGATTGTGTAG gaatgaaatggaaagaccaGAACATTGAAGATCAATACAGATATCCCAGGAAAAATCTAAG ATGTCGTATGTTAGAGAGATTTGTTGAAAGTAAAGATGGAAGTCAATGTGGAGAAACATCTAGGCAGATTCAAGATAGTATTGTGACCAAGAACACTCTTCCTGGAGTAGGTCCATGTGAAAGCAGTATGAGTGGAGAAATCGTCATGGATCATTCATCCCTTAATTGTTACATCAGAGTTGGTGCTGGGCACAAACCACATGAGTATCATGAATGTGGAGAGAAGCCAGATACGCATAaacaatgtgggaaagccttcagttACCACAACTCTTTTCAAACACATGAAAGGCTTCACACTGGAAAGAAACCATATGATTGTAAAGAATGTGGGAAGTCCTTCAGTTCTTTGGGAAACCTTCAAAGACACATGGCAGTGCAGCGTGGAGATGGACCTTATAAATGTAAGTTGTGTGGGAAAGCGTTTTTTTGGCCCAGTTTATTACATATGCATGAAAGAACGCACACGGGAGAGAAACCATATGAATGTAAGCAGTGTTCTAAAGCCTTTTCTTTTTACAGTTCCTATCTAAGACATGAAAGAACACATACTGGGGAGAAACCGTATGAATGTAAGCAGTGTTCTAAAGCCTTCCCTGATTACAGTTCTTGTCTAAGACACgaaagaactcacactggagagaaaccctatacaTGTAaacaatgtgggaaagccttcagtgCTTCCACTTCCCTTCGAAGACACGAAACAACTCACACTGAAGAGAAACCCTATGCATGTCAGCAATGTGGGAAAGCATTTCATCATCTGGGAAGCTTTCAAAGACACATGGTAACGCACACAAGAGATGGACCTCATAAATGTAAGATATGTGGAAAAGGCTTTGATTGTCCTAGTTCACTGCAGAGTCATgaaagaactcacactggagagaaactctATGAATGCAAGCAGTGCGGGAAGGCATTATCTCATAGCTCAAGCTTTCGAAGACACATGACAATGCACACTGGAGATGGACCTCACAAATGCAAGatatgtgggaaagcctttgtTTATCCCAGTGTATTTCAAAGACATGAAAGGACTCACACTGcagagaaaccctataaatgtaagCAATGTGGCAAAGCCTACCGTATTTCCAGTTCCCTTCGAAGGCATGAAAcaactcatactggagagaaaccctataaatgcaaatgtgggaaagcctttattgATTTCTACTCCTTTCAAAATCACAAAACAACTCACGCTGGAGAGAAGCCATATgagtgtaaggaatgtgggaaagcatTCAGTTGTTTCCAATACCTTTCTCAACATAAAAGGactcacacaggagagaaaccttatgagTGTAAAACATGTAGGAAAGCCTTCAGTCATTTTGGTAACTTAAAAGTACATGAAAGGATTCActctggagagaaaccctatgaatgtaaggaatgcaGGAAAGCATTCTCTTGGCTCACTTGCCTTCTACGACATGAAAGAATTCACATGAGAGAGAAATCCTATGAATGTCAACAATGTGGTAAAGCCTTCACTCATTCCCGTTTTCTTCAAGGACATGAAaaaactcacactggagagaaccCATATGAATGTAAGGAGTGTGGGAAAGCATTTGCTTCTCTCAGTTCCTTGCATAGACATAAAAAGACTCACTAG